One genomic region from Equus asinus isolate D_3611 breed Donkey chromosome 8, EquAss-T2T_v2, whole genome shotgun sequence encodes:
- the TPST2 gene encoding protein-tyrosine sulfotransferase 2 isoform X2, with translation MRLSMRRALLAAGCTLALVLAVQLGQQVLECRAVLEGPRSPRRAMRPEQEDLVMVGADHVEYRYGKAMPLIFVGGVPRSGTTLMRAMLDAHPEVRCGEETRIIPRVLAMRQAWSKSGREKLRLDEAGVTDEVLDAAMQAFILEVIAKHGEPARVLCNKDPFTLKSSVYLSRLFPNSKFLLMVRDGRASVHSMITRKVTIAGFDLSSYRDCLTKWNKAIEVMYAQCMEVGKDKCLPVYYEQLVLHPRRSLKLILDFLGIAWSDAVLHHEDLIGKPGGVSLSKIERSTDQVIKPVNLEALSKWTGHIPGDVVRDMAHIAPMLARLGYDPYANPPNYGNPDPIVINNTQRVLKGDYKTPANLKGYFQVNQNSTSSSPLGSS, from the exons ATGCGCCTGTCTATGCGGAGGGCGCTGCTGGCGGCCGGCTGCACCCTGGCCCTGGTGCTGGCCGTCCAGCTGGGGCAGCAGGTGCTGGAGTGCCGCGCGGTGCTGGAGGGGCCGCGGAGCCCCCGGCGGGCCATGCGGCCGGAGCAGGAGGACCTGGTGATGGTGGGCGCGGACCACGTGGAGTACCGCTACGGCAAGGCCATGCCGCTCATCTTCGTGGGCGGTGTGCCCCGCAGCGGCACCACGCTGATGCGGGCCATGCTCGACGCCCACCCGGAGGTGCGCTGCGGCGAGGAGACGCGCATCATCCCGCGCGTGCTGGCCATGCGCCAGGCCTGGTCCAAGTCAGGGCGGGAGAAGCTGCGGCTGGACGAGGCGGGCGTGACGGACGAGGTGCTGGACGCCGCCATGCAGGCCTTCATCCTGGAGGTGATCGCCAAGCACGGCGAGCCGGCCCGCGTGCTCTGCAACAAGGACCCCTTCACGCTCAAGTCCTCCGTCTACCTGTCGCGCCTGTTCCCCAACTCCAAGTTCCTGCTGATGGTGCGCGACGGCCGCGCCTCGGTGCACTCCATGATCACGCGCAAGGTCACCATCGCCGGCTTCGACCTCAGCAGCTACCGCGACTGCCTCACCAAGTGGAACAAGGCCATCGAGGTGATGTACGCGCAGTGCATGGAGGTGGGCAAGGACAAGTGTCTGCCCGTGTACTACGAACAGCTGGTGCTGCACCCCCGGCGCTCCCTCAAGCTCATCCTCGACTTCCTCGGCATCGCCTGGAGCGACGCCGTCCTGCACCACGAGGACCTCATCGGCAAGCCCGGTGGCGTCTCCCTGTCCAA GATCGAGCGATCCACAGACCAGGTCATCAAGCCCGTGAACCTGGAAGCACTTTCCAAGTGGACCGGCCACATCCCTGGGGACGTGGTGAGGGACATGGCCCACATCGCCCCCATGCTGGCTCGGCTTGGCTATGACCCTTACGCAAACCCGCCCAACTATGGCAACCCTGACCCGATCGTCATCAACAACACGCAGCGG